AGAGCTCTGTGAAAGGAggttgtttctttttcaaagtcCTGAAATTACCAATACCATTACCAATACCAATACAATGAAAACTGACTTCCAAGAAAGCTTTGCAGGGTTTTGCAAGTTCAGAGCACACTACCTGGGAAACATTGGTGTGAGACCCCAAAAGCCCCCAATTTGCAACCACAGATTCAGGCTTCCCCGATGAGGGTGATTAGAGAGATTACTGGGCGGTGTGAGCAGTTGCACAGATGAGGGGGAAAACTTACCTTGGATAAGATACTTACCCCTTAACATACCTACCAGTACCATGTACATCCGTCCTCTTTACACACTGGAAAATGTCTATTGTTTGTTAATACTTACCCGTACCACGATTTTTGGGGATATTAGTTGTAAAAACTTGTCTGCAACTTCTGTGCTTGATGTACCACGTAAAAATGGTAATGTTTCAATTTTGCAAACACATTCAAGTTCCTGGTTCCATtttgaataaaatgttttgtgCAGAATGTTGGAGTAAGCCAGAGCTTTCACCTCAGAGTTTTTTTTATGCACAAAGTTATGTCTTATAAATTTTATTATGACCttgtaatttgaaaaaaattgtccaTCAGAAAGAAGTAACCTCACAGAACGGCAGACAGTTTGGGACCAAAGCATTTCTAccatcattttctttttttcttcaacagtaCTTACATAAAATGGGTCCTCTGGCAGGCTGAGGCAAGGCTGTAGTGGGAACAAGGGTGACAATCAATAGAAAAACAGAGAAGGTTTACGCTAAGGCGGCGTCCATCGCTGTTCCAGTCCTGCGCCCCTCCCGTGGCGTTGGCGACGTGGTGGTGACTTTGGTGCAATTAAGCGAGAGTTAGTGTGCATGCTGGGTAACCTTACCTTATATGGGCATCCCTGACTCACTCAAAACGAGGGTTAACGTTTCAGACAAGAAATTTGTTAGGATTTCACCAGTCTTGCAATTGCTCTGCAGCCCAAAccaaaagtttttttctcttttgccACACCAGAAGCTTTTCAgacctttttttctttgcctTTTCTGCCTCATAATCATATGTTTCAACTCAGTTCGAGAAAGTTTTGCTCATTTAAATTGATTTAAATTAAAAAGAATCAGTTCCAACTTTTGATAAAGAAAAACTCTTTCAGCACGTTTAAAATAATCCAAAATGATTCAAAGCAAACTTCTCTTTTAGATTGAATGACTGTATGGCTTTTTATCCAGTGATACCcaaatcatatttttcaacTGGATATATTAGCAGCAGCTTTCGATTTCCAATGAGATACAGAGGCACCAGGTATAAATGCATCTTCTTCTACAGCAGCCAAAAACCTCTCATTTTCTATTGCCCCAGTGACAAATAGTTCATAAGGCCATTGAACTGAGGTAGACTTTCATGCTCAAGTATGTTAGACATTACAACAAGAGTTAAGACAGCAAAGTAACACAGTTTCCCATAGCTACAAATAAGGAGACAGCCAAATGGAAAAGTCTAAATTCACCTTAGCACACAAATGTAAGTTCACATTAAAACCATTATAATATGATCTTTGTCAAAACACAACCAGCAAATCATTGCAAAGCAGGGTTCTCACCAGTGTAGTTGAGTGTAAGGGAACATtacactgtgatttgtatcccagAATACACTGTATTTGGGCCACCTACACTGTGTTTCAACCAGGATAGTggacttttctgttgttttgaaacaaaggttaaaaaaaagtttactttaTTTGATAAAATTAAGGTTATTTGATAAAATTTGGCTCTCAATATgtaggaaatagtgtttctgagTTGAGAATGACCCCTGAAATGTGCTTGCCACGTGGCTTTGCAATGCTAAGATGCCCCCTACACTTTAAAAAATCGTAGTGAGAACCCAGCAAAGGATCAAAAAGCATAGTTAAACCCAGTACAGAACAAAATACCTACCTTCCAACCTTACCATATACATAAACTTGCTTGATTGAATTCTTTCTGTCCATTATTTTGTCAAGTGTGCTTTTCATTAAGAAGATTTTTTCTTTAAGATTTTCACAGTGTGATGTTAGGAAACATGCATGGAGGGTGATCAAATATCTAAGGATTTAGCACTACACTGTGTAGAAGTTGGATAAGACACTTTGGGGGGATTTTTCCCTCTTTGTACCATCTATTGAATTTTGATAAGGAACTGGGAAGTCGCTGTTTTTCTACCCTTCTTGTTTGTCAGTTTCTTTGACAAGAGGTTTGGGGTCGAGTTGAAATTATCTACATGTCCTTAAGATGTGCTCGAGATACCACCTGGCCATTtgcacctgtgcaggtaaaGTCTTAAACCTTGCAGGTAATTTTCCACGGCACATGCACTTTTGCAACTTAACACAAACTTTTTGGTCCATCTCTGaacataagattttttttacaggtGAGTAGGCATGATTCACATACAAGGTGGTACCTCGAGACCCGTTGTTTCTACGTTAGTTCTCACCTTCGGGTTTTGCAATCATTCCAGTCTTGTGACGCACAAGCCAAACTTGGGAGTCAAAACATCAAAAGATTACAAGCTTTTCAAATCAAACACCAGTGTCTTTTCCAACATTTGCTACGAGAACAGATAATCAACGATAGtagcaataataataataatatcaaagTGTTCAATACCATCGTCTGGGCTGCAAAGGGAACACACGTCtctcaaaacaatggttaaAATTAATCGGGAGGGAACTCAGAAAACAAGACAAATCTCGCTGGTGTCCTATTTGTTGTTGTCCGTGGTGGAAGCATGCATGATGAGGGGGGTTGATCTTGCGAAGGAGGAGGAAGTGATTGCATGGCATGCTGTTAATCACACAGGTGCAAACCATCAAACAAACCCTGGATCATCAAGTGGCTAATcttcaggcagatttaccagtggcataagattgtatcaaagctgactaaggagtacagctggccaaagggagtcatcagccactgggaaTCTGCTCTCAGTGCGCTGAACAAAGGCTTTTAACATCCTAGACACAGTTTTCCCGACATCTGCGAgccaacagctttttttcagcatctaGATGCAATTGCAATATTGCCATTAAGATATCggcaaaatttctcccgaaCGGTCTGGAGTATTCGCCaaatagcttagcaggggtccctgatagcttagcaggggtccccgacaacaTCCGCACGCGTGTAGATGTGtaccgacttcgggagggctcattagcatataacgcgggctcattagtcAATACAGCTGTTTATAAcggcaagcgccatgggtgtcccgcccccaacgttccagatccctcccgacatctccacagatatcggtaaaaactgtgtctagattgggccttagtaATTGCCCTCTTTTCTGTTTGGTGCGAATCTCCTACAGGGATGTGCGCGGGTCACTGAACTTGtcccaataaagatataaattccTCCTAAAATCAATAACACCGCGGATATTCATGTAGGTGTTAATACAGCCAAggggaggggcagcaacaccattgttgaatagaaatgttCCTCCTTGTTTTAGTGACGGCAGATttcggtagccaaacacactcctaggccagcttcactcctctgtcagcttttgacactatcttatgctaccgtaggatctgcttggagattacaagtgGTAGCAAAACCGGATTAGACACACCATCCAAAAAACACAAATCACAACACCAGATTAAAGCTGCAGTACACAAAACAGCTGCAAGGCGGAGCTGGTTACCAACCTGTCATGGCTTGGGAGGGACTTCAAAGTTTCTCTAAATGACAATTATGAGACTTCAACATTCTAGAAGAAAGCATAACTTTTTCTTTTGGCTCTGAGACTTGTTTTGCTAACAGAAAATACTGCTTTTAAGTTAGTAGTCAAGCAAGAGATGTAAGAAAGTCTTTCAAATATTCctaatagaaaataattttcagcaTTCCTTtccagaaaataaaagaaaacactttTATGCTGTCTTCCAAAATGTTCAAGTCACCATTGTTTGAACACCACAGAAACAAACTACACATGCTAAACCATGAACCCACAACTGAACAATACAGTACCTTGGGTGActtgtgtgtgcgtatgtgcaTGTACGGTGTGTTTTCTAGCAAATGCACACGACACGACAACCAGCGATGTGTTTTTCAGCAAACGCACACCACACAACAACCAGCTACGCATTCATAAGGACAAACAATTGTGCTTCCGTTACTACCTATGCAATAATACATGCAGACGAATACTAAAATCGGGTTTTGGTGCAACTGAATCATCTCCCACCTTTAGAGTGTTACTAGTATTCTACCCTGCACAACACCACTCACCAAACGTATGCTGGAAAGAGCAGCTCCCTTTCTAAATGCTACAGAACTTGCAAAATCAATCCTAATATTTTCTTCAAGAACTAACAAGAACTCACTTTAGCAGTCAACATGCCCACTCTCAAGTGCCCAGCTTAATATGTGTTCATTAAAATGtcttgtatatgtacatgatatCATTGTGGTCATGATATCAGCCTGATGCCTAGTGTCCACAACAAATACCgtttaatacatacatgtaactaacaacCTGAATAAGGTTGTTCAGTTATGTTTGAACCTTTCCCCCAATGTGTGTATCTAAACTTGCAACTAATCTACATGTTGCAAAAGTTCGGTGAATTCCTGTAAGTAATTATAACATTGCAGAAGATGAAGTGAAGAAAACTCCACCCCTCAACAAGTTGATACAAATAACAGCACTCATTATGCTGGCAACTTTATCAAAGACAGGAGCGAAACCAACTACCACTATGAGTCTACTCTGTACTACAAGGCAAGCCATGCACACAAAACTGTGAGACTGTGACATTGCCTCTAGTCTGGAaggtgaaaataaaaaaaacaccaagaTGTAAGCATGTGTTATCATGGTTAACGCTTGcgtgtttgtttttcaacagTTGGCATGTAAAAAGTACAACACATTATACACGCAGTGAATGTCATGTCAAACACACAGCACAGAAGACATGTGATTGGTTGtaaggagagagaaagagagagtccTGTGTGACTGCAGTACGTACTTGGAGCGCCAGGTGGCGCCATTCCCGGTGCGGCAGCTCCCGGCGGTGGCGTCATGAGTAGCGGCCCGGGCATGCGGGGCGGGGCAGGCGCGCTACCCGGGCCCCCAGGGCCCTGAAggctggggggtggggggatcATGGTGCCCCCTCCCTGGGGCCCTGGTCCGGCCTGGCTGGTGGGGAAGGGGTTGCTGGCGATCTTGCCCGCCTGGAATGCAGCGGCTGCGAAAACATCACAATCACAGCGTTAAAGACTTTCTTTGAATCGTCTCCTTTCACACCGTAACTACGCAAGGCAGTAAACTGTGATACCTGTTCAACCTTCCAGTTTGCTTCTGGTAAAGCTTCCTGTCTTGGTGCTGTCTGAAAAATAAACAGGTACGTCTGGATGGACTGTGTTACTGTTAGGAGGGACACCAAGGTGTGCGGTCTAACTGGGGTGAACCGgctggacagagctgcatggaagcgtggtgtgaagactattcaactgctgcctacccgtatcagggatcccagcagcagtataatcaaacactgGATACAACTACTCTGCACAAGAGGAGCTGTGACATGAAAGCTGCAATCTCAAAGACTTAGGAATTGAAGGTGCAAGATGTTACTAACACTGTTGTAAAGGACTGCTACACACTGTATGTCCAAACATCTTTGATACATATTGcaggtcctgaaaaaaaatagaaaatataagCACAATTATTTTTTAGGATACATGCACCTAGGTTAGAAAGGGTCTGCTGCATGGGGATGCcagctacaaaatgtagcaattcTGGTGATGTCAGCTACCATTCTAGTGATGTCAGCTACAATTCTGGTGATGTCAGCTACAATTCTGGTGATGTCAGCTACCATTCTGGTGATGTCAGCTACGATTCTGGTGATGTCAGCTACCATTCTGGTGATATCAGCTATGATTCTGGTGATGTCAGCAACAATTCTGGTGACATCAGCAACAATGATGTCGGTAACAATCTGATGATGGACTTGTCCTTGCAAAATTCCAACTGACTTGTTTTCAGAcatttaaacaaacttttgacaaAGCTAAAATCAGGAACTAATATTAGTAGTTAGAGTGACTGTAAATTTGTATACAATTTTTATCTAAACATCAAACTAAGTTGAGAAGGCGAAAAAGAATTTTTGTATTCCAAAGATGCAGCCTTCTTTCATATGATGcctgtagaagaaaaaaaagttgttgacAGGTTAGTCAAACAAGTGGAAATCTTGCTTATCTAAAGTAAAATAGTAAAGAGGACTCTACAGCAAAACTTCTTCTCTTCAGCCCTGGacagcatacatgtagcaagaGTAAATGTAGAAAGAAGAAATGACTCCTAAAAGGAAAATGTAGAAAAACCTTACCTGTTTTGAAAATCTGGGGGAAAGAACGAGTTAGTAAGTAGAAACAGTTGCCTTACCTGCCTTGAATACAGCAGCTTGGAAAAGGCAAATGACAAGTTAGTATATAGGATTGTCATTGAACGGAAGTGCTTCAGAGCACAGTAACATACAAGTGTCAGGAGAGGAAGACAATGTAGTTAGAGACTATGTGTTATATAAAAGGTGTAAGGTTTTTACTATGTTGATAGTTGCTGGAGAAAAGTAATTGAATATGATATGATTGTTTCGGTCAAATTTGAATACACTCCTTTTAAGTTTTGGGTTGCTAATCTAATTTTGCAAATGTAGAATCTGACTGATGAGTGGAAAGCAATAAAATTTTTGCTGTAAATCGTGTAATATTATGTGTGTCTCTTGCAGAAAGAATGTGACTTATTAGTAGAGTGTATCATATCTGACTATAAAGTACTTCAAGGCTTCCTTTACTGTTCATATTTTAGCTTTAATGCTGAATTATCTCCTTTGTATAGAGTTTGttcaagaagaaagaaatgtagAAAAGGCATGAATATCTGTACTATTCCCCTAGCAGCTCCtttgcaaactttaacttttataCTACTGACTATACTATAAGCTATGGCCTGGTAGAAGCTCACTCTTTCTGAGTGATATACATGATGTATGTCTACTTCTGTGCTACCCCAGAGGGGCGCGTGTGTGGCTCAACGGTTTCCCATAGCGTTTATTCAAGATAAATCTAACCTTGCAGAATAGCCGGGGGCAGAACCTTAGCCCCTGGTTCGTTGCCCACCTGCCCGGCGGCGTTAGGGAAAGGGTTGTTTGGGATTTTCCCCGCCTGGAAGGCAGCCGCTATGCAGTAGGAGGAAAGATCAGAGATGAACCTAACAGACATGATAGTGTGGCTAGGACAGGGGAGTCGGACAGAATGGACAGGCACAACAGTGGAGGACAGATTGATCGAATGGACAGCAATGAAGTTCAGCAGAAGCCCCAGTGCCAAACCACTCTCTGAAACTTCTGTTGTATAACCCTTGTAATGTGGCAGACAATCAGTTTTAACACATTTTTTTGGCTTTCGATGTACAAATTGACCTGCAACTTTGAGACAaggatttgcataattcaaCAATTGCACTATCAACcaatgcataatttatgaactATAGTGCTTTGTTTGCAACTATTTTTGATGCAAACAAAACACTATTCATTGTTCCTCTGTATCCCTAATTTTGCATGACTCTCTGGCCTTGTTGGTTCTGactagaaaaaaatttcaaccaaaTTGTGCTGAACTTGACTGCTGTTTCAGAGGAAACTTTGGCACTGCACCCTTCTACAGCTGTTCCTGAGGTGTTGTGTGGTCAGATACTTACTTGTCTGGTCGATGAGCTGCTGTGCCTGTTCCTCCATCCATTTCTGGTAGTACACTCTCACATTCTCCTTGTGCTTTCTGCCATTGCAGTGGGTTTTTCTCACCGACGGCTGTGGAGACATAAACAATGCTTGGAATGTACAAAACTGATCAGTGTGTTCATGCTACTACGTATTTGGCATACAATAAGCAATAGTTATGATATTCTATTATACAAGCACCTTTAAAAGACACTGAAACAACAACCTGAAACATGATCATGGGTGCTAGCAGTGTTCTTGTCAGTTTAGTTGAGCATACACGTGGGGGGCCCTATACTTCGATTTGTATAAATTGTATCCCCTAGAACCCTACACTGTGAATTGAAGTGGAAACACAGTGTAGGGGGCTTCTTCTCCGTTCTTTTGTAGGGAAGGTAAAAAAGATGTCATATGAATTTGTTGAGATGGTCGCtggagtctggtatccaggctaaccaTGACTAGGTTCTCCTGAAGCTAACATTTTGCTAAACCATTTTATAACAAAGTCAGTAGTGCTACTAGTGGTTATTATGGTTGTACAATAATTACGAAAGAAAAGGATGGTTATACTTACTGAGTCGTGTGTGAGGTATGTGTCACAGTAGTCACAGAAGTACCTGGATTTGCAAGAACATGGAAGGTAGCATCAACATACTGGTATCGTATTCGTAGATATGTCAACATCAAGACAAGGTTAGCACTTAGCAGTTTTATAATATCTGGGGCTGCCTAAAGATTTTTCACTTGGATTCCAGACACAAAAATCATTGTGTAACCCAATCAATAGAATTTCATAGACTAGGACACTAAAACATTTTGGGAGGACTACAGACTGGGACATTCTATTAAATATTCCATAATGCGTGGAATAAAATTTATGCTTGACTCAAAAATATTTGTGGTTAGACAATTTTCAAGTAAGCCCTTCAAAAAATGAAAAGGCGAAAGGCCCGAAAGGCACAAATAAAAATTGTCATATTGTTGTGATAATGAAAAGCATTTCAAATCCATTAACTTGCATTTTGTTCCGTGAAGGAATATTCTCGAAGACAAATCAgccaagcccccctccccaacccaaAAATCACAACAAAAATTCTCGGACCAAAGCTAATGTGATTTTCGCTTACAATTCAACATTTCTAAACAACGAGACCTCCATCGTTTACGTAGAAGAGAGATTGAGTTCTTataatgaggaaaatgtatgATGAAATGGCGTATTTTCTGGAAATAATGCAAAATTTGGGGCAGAAAACGACAAAAGATGCGACACTTACTTCGGCATGGCGGCGTTTATCTGACGCAGGGTTCCTACAATGCATGCTGGGAAACAGAACGCCACCTACGGCGGTGACTG
The sequence above is drawn from the Branchiostoma floridae strain S238N-H82 chromosome 4, Bfl_VNyyK, whole genome shotgun sequence genome and encodes:
- the LOC118413219 gene encoding U1 small nuclear ribonucleoprotein C isoform X3; this encodes MPKYFCDYCDTYLTHDSPSVRKTHCNGRKHKENVRVYYQKWMEEQAQQLIDQTTAAFQAGKIPNNPFPNAAGQVGNEPGAKVLPPAILQAAAFQAGKIASNPFPTSQAGPGPQGGGTMIPPPPSLQGPGGPGSAPAPPRMPGPLLMTPPPGAAAPGMAPPGAPIWLVRHKTGMIAKPEALPQPARGPILLVPAGAVRPQMSACLRFAHNTRPQMCKYSGRLQA
- the LOC118413219 gene encoding U1 small nuclear ribonucleoprotein C isoform X4, with the translated sequence MPKYFCDYCDTYLTHDSPSVRKTHCNGRKHKENVRVYYQKWMEEQAQQLIDQTTAAFQAGKIPNNPFPNAAGQVGNEPGAKVLPPAILQAAAFQAGKIASNPFPTSQAGPGPQGGGTMIPPPPSLQGPGGPGSAPAPPRMPGPLLMTPPPGAAAPGMAPPGAPMVPAGAVRPQMSVGAVMGPRLCKHSYHINKALFLIKIHTLQKATQSQLVVYKTVEKSK
- the LOC118413219 gene encoding U1 small nuclear ribonucleoprotein C isoform X7, producing MPKYFCDYCDTYLTHDSPSVRKTHCNGRKHKENVRVYYQKWMEEQAQQLIDQTTAAFQAGKIPNNPFPNAAGQVGNEPGAKVLPPAILQAAAFQAGKIASNPFPTSQAGPGPQGGGTMIPPPPSLQGPGGPGSAPAPPRMPGPLLMTPPPGAAAPGMAPPGAPMVPAGAVRPQMSACLRFAHNTRPQMCKYSGRLQA
- the LOC118413219 gene encoding U1 small nuclear ribonucleoprotein C isoform X6; this translates as MPKYFCDYCDTYLTHDSPSVRKTHCNGRKHKENVRVYYQKWMEEQAQQLIDQTTAAFQAGKIPNNPFPNAAGQVGNEPGAKVLPPAILQAAAFQAGKIASNPFPTSQAGPGPQGGGTMIPPPPSLQGPGGPGSAPAPPRMPGPLLMTPPPGAAAPGMAPPGAPTLPQPARGPILLVPAGAVRPQMSACLRFAHNTRPQMCKYSGRLQA
- the LOC118413219 gene encoding U1 small nuclear ribonucleoprotein C isoform X2, which encodes MPKYFCDYCDTYLTHDSPSVRKTHCNGRKHKENVRVYYQKWMEEQAQQLIDQTTAAFQAGKIPNNPFPNAAGQVGNEPGAKVLPPAILQAAAFQAGKIASNPFPTSQAGPGPQGGGTMIPPPPSLQGPGGPGSAPAPPRMPGPLLMTPPPGAAAPGMAPPGAPTLPQPARGPILLVPAGAVRPQMSVGAVMGPRLCKHSYHINKALFLIKIHTLQKATQSQLVVYKTVEKSK
- the LOC118413219 gene encoding U1 small nuclear ribonucleoprotein C isoform X1; its protein translation is MPKYFCDYCDTYLTHDSPSVRKTHCNGRKHKENVRVYYQKWMEEQAQQLIDQTTAAFQAGKIPNNPFPNAAGQVGNEPGAKVLPPAILQAAAFQAGKIASNPFPTSQAGPGPQGGGTMIPPPPSLQGPGGPGSAPAPPRMPGPLLMTPPPGAAAPGMAPPGAPIWLVRHKTGMIAKPEALPQPARGPILLVPAGAVRPQMSVGAVMGPRLCKHSYHINKALFLIKIHTLQKATQSQLVVYKTVEKSK
- the LOC118413219 gene encoding U1 small nuclear ribonucleoprotein C isoform X5; the encoded protein is MPKYFCDYCDTYLTHDSPSVRKTHCNGRKHKENVRVYYQKWMEEQAQQLIDQTTAAFQAGKIASNPFPTSQAGPGPQGGGTMIPPPPSLQGPGGPGSAPAPPRMPGPLLMTPPPGAAAPGMAPPGAPIWLVRHKTGMIAKPEALPQPARGPILLVPAGAVRPQMSVGAVMGPRLCKHSYHINKALFLIKIHTLQKATQSQLVVYKTVEKSK